From the genome of Nicotiana tabacum cultivar K326 chromosome 17, ASM71507v2, whole genome shotgun sequence:
GCGAGGACCACCTACTCGGTATTTCTCAGAAAATCATGATCCATTGGGATTGTGATGGTCCTCGAGCTTCCCTCCATCTCCACCTCAATTTAGGTGAGTCCCCCATCAATCATTATAAGGTCGTCAGGGTCCATGTCGGAACCTGACTCATCGCCCTTAACGATGACGTCCTTTCCTCTATCCTCAACGGCCGGAAAAGCATCCGTTGCCGGCCTAGAAGATGAAGTCTCCTCCTGCCTCGCAGACATGGAGACGTCACCAAGTGTCCTCTCCACGACCATCTCCCCCTCAGGACATAACAACACGCCCGTGTTCGCCTCTTCTAGTTGTGGGGCCTCAGAGGTCTCCCCAACATCGTATCCTATGTGTATCATCGCCGTCTCCCGAAGAGTGAAGTTTTCCTCCACTGAGTCAACGGCCAAGGGAACTCCCCCTTCCACCCGACGTCCACAACCTTCCTTTTACGGGGCCTTAGGTCCCCATCATAAGGAGAGACTTCGTCATCCTCATCAATAAGTGAAAACGACTGAGGGGCGGGTGCAACAGCTAGGAAGGGGGCGAAGGAAGAAGGCAGCAGGCGCAATAGCCGCGACGGGGACGGAGAAAGAAGGCGTGGCAACCCTTCTCCTTCTAAATGTGGGAACGGGCACCTTATTCCTTGTTGAAGACCCCCTAACTGaacctgaagaagaagaagcatggGGGTTTACAACGACACAATCCAATATAAGAAACGATCACGATCATAAGAGAAAATATACTTGTCGAAGGGAGGACCGGTCTGAACTTCTGAAAGAAGCTCGGCCAGTATGAATCCCCACGGTATAGGGGAGAACCTTCCCGACCCAGTCAGTGATACGTATCGCCAGAGGAGGAGGACGACTATTGGCTGCAGGGAAAGAAGAATTATTCTACCAATTCGAGATAGACAAAGTGCtttaaaaggtaaaaacaaaAGAACCTCGAATACTTACGTGTATAGTTCCAGGCCTCAAGGAAGCCGTCGACATTAGCCACAACGGTCTCAGTCTTGACATAGAAGTAGTCGATCTAGAATTGTTGATTACccttatcgtccatcttcaccaccaagcatTTTCCCCCACGATGATGAAGGTTCAACATCGTCCCTCTGTAGATGCTATGTGCAAATAAATGCACTAAGTGTCTCACTGTCGCCTCGACTTCAACAAGCTCAGCAAATTTTGAAAGCATCTCGATGACCTTATAAATATAAGGGGCAAGCTGAGCAGGGCAAATGCCATAATGGCGGCAAAACTCCTCCACCGGCGGGAGAAGGGGGAACGAATAGCCAATGGTAAACGGGTAGGCGTAGAGAGCACAATACCCGGGATGGTGAACGTGTACTTCGTCCTCATCAGCGGAGATCAGTTCAACGTGGTTGGGAGGGACAAACTTGGCTTTGAATTCAGCCAAGTGCTTAGGCGCCATCGACGATAGAAATTTTTCGAGCGTCGCATCAGGGTTGCGAGAAATGATCTCCTCAATTAAAGGAAGAGATTCATCTTGTGCGACGGCAATAGTGTCCTCCCCGTGAGCAGGGAACACAACAACCAAAGGAACGATGTGACTCGCTTCATCAACATTAGAGGAAAGATTAGACATGGTTATGAAGCTTATAGAAGACGAGAGTATGAGAAAAAGTTAAAAATCGGGAAGCAAAGAAGATTCAAGAAAAGAAACGGAGTTTATGAAAGCAAGGATGGTATGAGAAGAAGTAAAGTTTGAATAACGAAGAACCAATCCTTATTTATAGAGATTAAAGTACTAAATCCGAAACAGTTTATCATAAATGGCACTAGAATCGAAATGGCAGAACCAATCAAAGGTCACGCGTGAATCAACACAATGCGTCGGGAATCGACATCATCATGATGCATGGCGTCATGATGTCACTTCTTCTCTTAGACCAGATGGTTCCACCAAATCACCCGGGAAATTTAAGGGTTTGAATGCGCCCCACAAAGAGCCACGTCACTTGTTTGTCACAACGATCACGACCACTGTTATCTGTTCAGCGAACTCGACCACAAAGACGATCATGAACACTATTATCCGCTCCTTGAACTCGCCCACGAAGACGATCTCAagaagcggagggactaactgtatgggctAAAAATTATCCTAGTTATGTGTTGGCCAAGTCAATATTAAGAGAGTCTTCGAAGGCTGCCATGCGTCATCGATGTGTTTTCAACAAAGGACGAAGATGAGGTCGAAGTGATCTGACGAAGGACGAAGACGAGGTCGAGCTGACTAAGCAGAGGAACGAGGACGAGCACTCCCTTTAGAAGGGTAGTAACAACTAGTTTTAGAGATAAGACATATGGAGAATATTCTAGGGGATATTCCTCCCatctgtactattagggtttttgtGACCCATGTGCCTCTATAAATAAAAAGATATGTGGCTATAGGGGGCATTAGACATTCATTGTAAAAAGAACACATTGACATTCTCTGCGTATTCTTGCTTTATTGCATAGATACAAAATATACCTTTTTCGATAGATCTGCATCTAATTCTTCTCCCACAATCCAAGGAGAATCCGAATATTCAAGAGCTCATAAATCATTTATCATTGTGAGGAAGAATATCAAAGAATCTCATCGCTTTTCGGTTGACTCACTTGCTCATAAATGCCATTATATATCATTTATTACTATTTAATGCTATTCTCTTTGTTCTTGGTCAATTGAATATTATTTACCGTTGCATATTTATTGTTAATTGAACGACACTCGTGATATTTTGCTACGAAatcagttaaataattttttggatattaatattggcTAAAGTTAACTTTATTCTATTAAAAAATCTAATTGTTTAAACctagatctaaattttgggtcaaacacTTAGCCCATTAATTGAAAATTAATCGTTGTCATGAAGTTTTGTCATTTAGAGAACAATAAACACAACCTGATACAACAAATTAAATTGTACtaataacataaaaaatatttatattgttAGTGCATATAATTCAAATCCATGCTAAATGAGTTTTAATTAATCCCTGAGACCACTTGGTAAAAGTAACTCTTAAAACATGTGTACGACAAACACGGATATGATATATAATTGCTAAAGGCAATATATTGCTAAAGAGGAGATCTGCTTTCTATCAAttcaaaaatattgatcgaaaaAGGATTCAAACTTGCCATGGACGTCAATGTTGGCGCcaactattccaatttccattcTACTATACTTTTGTTTTAAAAAACAGAGACTCCAAAATCGACGCACGCACACACAAAGAGGAGTACCGTGTATTAAAATTTCCAATActagcatttttttgaaaaaggttttTGGTTTGTTTaccttcatttttttttgttttatgtaTTACTCTTAAAGAGTTTAAATTATACATACATGTCATTGTTCAAATTTTAGTATTATGATTCGAATTTAATGACTGCCTCATTATTATTACGCAGTTAGATCTCCATATTTTCAGGTTAATTGTGTTTAAATCTAATGAACGAAAGGAAGTAGTGAAGTATGGGGAATGAAGCAGTAAAGATAAATGTTGCCGCCAGATCCATCACGAAACTCCATAAAATTTTAGTTCAGTTTGATGTTTAAATTTTAGGTTTAGATCCAAAAAAACCTCCCTCTGTCTTCGTTTATTAACATGCTTTGCGCCTTTGCATGCAAGTGGTATTTTAAATCTTAAGCAAGAGCTGGCACACTGTGATGCGTGAATTTCATTAGTGATATGGTTGGTATTTATTCAAGCAAGTATTTACACCACAATTAATTCAACATAGAATCTCACTTCCTTTTATCAATTAAATAGCCTTCATTATTTTGGTTGAGTAGGAAAATTAGAGCACTATTTAGTGATGATCCGTTCTAGGATTCAACGTTCTCgcttttccaaaaatcttccttTTTAGTTCTCATGACCACCGACGCTTCCAAATCTGAAAGACAAACACATTTTTTTGTTTAACAACTATTACTGCATCGGAAGAAAATATCCAATCATCAATAGTTGTTTAATACTCCCTTCAATTCTAAATATTACTAGTGATTTTGTTAAATTGAATTTGTTAGGAAATATTTAAGGATCTAGAAAGATATAAGATTATTTAttatgtttcttttccttctaaATTTACCTTTGTGTTCCAATTAGTATCGTTTTAATTAAACTCATTATTTAAAGGACAGAAAAATGATACTTTAAAAGTTATTTCAAGGACGTACAAAAACtctaaaatatattatattattttgccAACATTTCATATTACTATATGTTTTTTAATATAAGTAAACCATTTAAGAAAGAAATTAATAATCTTAATTATAAGTGTATTTGTCTAAACGGTCTTTTATTTCTCCTTAAACGTCTAATACTCAACTATTAGAAAATGGTAGATTTGAAAAATATTAAGTAATaaataatttcttaattattttgaaaataattctatataaataacaataacaataataataacaataataacgtCTTAGTCCTAACAAGCAGTGTTGGGAATAtgaatttttatttctttctcaaCTCATGTTATCATCATTACTAAATACAGCAAAAGTAAAAGCAAAAATGACTAATCTATGAAACAACAAGAAATAGGAGTAGATAAGATGAGTAGAGGGGGTATTTCTTTCACCTAAAAATAAtgattaacttcttgaggaggaGTTGGGAGCTTCCTAATAGACAGTACTACTGTACTAGTActatactactactactactacagtAGTTGAAGCCAAAGGTAAAGCAAGAGGCATCATTAATGAGCATAAAGTGCGCCGTAGATGAGCTTCGATTTCTTGAAATTTGCGTTGTATGCATTTCAAGTCTCATGGCTTAGTATAGCTAATTATGGCAAGTTCAGTTTCCTGCAAGTCACCTCTCTTAGTCTCTTATATATATTCCGTATAACTTCGCATTCCCATATACATATCTACTTCGTGCAATTTTTTCTCTTATCTCCTCGTCACTTTTTAGGTGATTCATTATTCTTCCTTCATTTTCCTTATTATTGGTAAGTGTTCTACATTCTTTAGTTTGTTTCTTGgacttatttctcttttctcattgATCCTAATTAAATGGAGAGGGTCAGCATGCACTTTCTTGCCAtgtatttcatttttttctcttgtATTTTAGTTTGACATTTCACATTGATATTTTAGTCTGTCATGTTAGTAATTTAATAGCAATTTTTTTGTACTGAAAGGCATTTTTCAAACTATTAGATGCCCATAATACATGTAACTGGACTTCTTCGTTATGCtgaccaaaaagaaaagagaaagagaaaagagcaTCATTTAGCAATATATTGATGTGAGATTACTTTCTTAGAAGTGCGATcttatatataattaattatatgtGGCAGAAACCTTGGAGTACAAATATTTGAGATAATATGAGACGGGCCATATTCCTACATTTTTTACTTGGAACTGTGGCCTACTTGATTGCTTCCGTCGTGAGGGCTGAAGACCCATACAAATATGAAACTTGGACTGTTACCTATGGACAAATCGCTCCTCTTGGGGTCAAGCAAAAGGTAAATTTTCGAGCATCTAAATTTTGATAACCTTAATTGAGTACTATTTTGGTTATAAAGTATACATACGTAGTTACTCTCTCAGGTCCAAAATAACTGATTTTTTTTGAATGTTTTCACATagattaagaaattcaccttttaacattaattagcaataaaattgattatattaacctttactatctcttcacataaacacccctaacacatactccaacactatttactccaagggcaatgtaggaaaaaaataattaattcattattgaaatctgaaaaaatcacttattttgaatcacaaaaaaagccaaaaaatcacttattgtggaccagaGGATTAATGTTTGACATATAATTCTATGGAATTCATGCAGGGAATCCTCATTAATGGGCAGTTTCCTGGCCCTACCCTAAACGTTGTAACTAATGACAACGTTCTGATTACAGTCATTAACAAGCTGGATGATCCTTTGCTCATAACATGGTGATTCACTGAATTTTTGTGTCACGCTTACTGTGTTACATGCCATTGATTACAAATAAAACTATACACTGAcagtataaaataattttttacacTATGAGCTCACCTAATTAATTAGTACTCTAGGaaaatatgttgatcaactattTTTGTGATGTGAATGAATCATTAGGAACGGTGTGAAACAAAGGAAGAGCTCGTGGCAAGATGGAGTTCTTGGTACAAATTGTCCAATCCCACCAAACAGCCAATGGACCTACAAAATGCAAATGAAAGATCAAATCGGAACCTTTACATATTTCCCATCCACGTTAATGCACAGAGCTGCTGGTGGTTTTGGAGGATTGAACATATTAGCTAGGTCTGTTATTCCAGTCCCATATCCTAAACCTTTTGAGCAATTTACTCTGCTTGTTAGTGACTGGTGGAAGACGGATAACAAGGTAATAATTCCAATCTCCTCctaattttctgttaatataagTAATTAATTTGATTGTAAATTATAAGTTCATTCGAATGGTTGACATTATGGCCTACAACTATAGGTATTGAAGCAAAGGCTAGACCAAGggaattcttttccttttccagatGCTCTACTCATTAATGGACGCCCTAATTCTTTTAAATTCACCAGCATGAAAGGTACGCATTCATTGTAACAATATATTATAAGTTGTAGTAGATAACCTGCCTTATATTTCAAGTTACTGATCTCGTTTTTTACGATGATTGTTGTTTCAGGTTATACATACTTATTTAGGGTGTCGAATGTAGGATTAACAACATCGATTAACATTAGAATCCAAGGTCACACGTTAAAATTGGTGGAAGTGGAAGGAGCACATACCATGCAAGAAGTGTATGAATCGTTGGACATTCATGTTGGCCAATCCATGGCTTTTCTGGTGACTTTACATGCCAATCCGAAAGACTATTATATTGTGGCATCCACTCGTTTCACTAAACCAATTTTAACAGCAACTGCCATCCTTCACTATCAAGGTTCTAATACCCCTGCTTCCAAACCTTTGCCCATTGGTCCTACTTACCATGTTCACTGGTCAATGAAACAAGCCAGAACCATTAGGTACATGCACTCTTACGTTCTTTTTCTCCTTGTTTTTGTGATAGAGTTTAAGTTCTATATATTTCAATTTCACTATGTATAGTCAGCTGTAATAACATGTAACTATATGTAATAAACATAATAAGTTAAACTGGAAAATATAGCAAATACTAACAAAGGCAGATTTAGGATTTCTATAACATGAGTGTACCACTAAACAAAGGAGAAAAAAAAGTGTTAAGTGAGAATTGATCCTTTGgataaataacttaatattaaACCAAGTACACTATTATATTCAGCATTTGCAGAGCATGGGCGCCAACATATATATATTAGACTAATTCTAGAAAATACACACATAAAATACCTAGTTTGATAGAAAGACCATGGTTCACGTGACTCAATAAAATACCCTATAAATCTGCCCCTGAATACTAACATGTTATAACTGGTTAAATTATACTAACGATATAAAAATTCTTTAAACTGgcagtatatataacttaaatcccaAGCCATGCTTGCTCTGTTGTTCCTATGTTCAGCAGTGGAGCCACATGCCATAAAGGGGATTCAAAGCTATACCGCTAATAGAGTAAATATTTCTTTGTACATATAAAAAATTTTGAATTCCCTTTCCATAAGAAAGTTCATGTTCTCTATTTTCTTAAATTCCCTTACCATAATCTCTTGCTCTACCACTGCCTATGTTCCTTCTAATTAACATCCTTTTTTTGGTCCTGTCAATCATGAAGATGGAACTTGACGGCAAATGCTGCGAGGCCGAATCCACAAGGAGCATTCCATTACGGGACAGTACCAGTGACGAGGACACTTGTGCTGGCAAATTCTGCTGGCAAAATCAATGGAAAGAGGCGTTATGCTATAAATAAGGTCTCTTACATAAACCCAGACACTCCATTGAAGATTGCTGATTTTTACAACATTCCTGGAGTGTTTCAGCTGAACAAAATCAAGGACAATCCTCCACCTGGTCCAATTGTTCTTGGCACTTCTGTCTTTAACTTCTCTCTTCATGACTTCACTGAAATTGTCTTCCAAAACAACGAGAAAACCATTCAGTCTTATCATTTTGATGGCTATGATTTCTGGGCTGTCGGGTATGTCCAATTTTCCTAAGCAATTTCTTCAAGATTTAATACTACAAGTAATTTGAGTATCTTTTTAGTAGTGTTGGTATGTTTACTTTAAGTATTTCTTTAGTCTTTTAGTCCTGTTAGAGAGAATAAAGAGAACTTCAAatgcattttatttttattctactATATAATAATGATTTAAGATGAGTTTAAATAGCATGACATGATCAATAAGAATTTATATAATTGACTCAAACTATTGCTTGGGGTTTGAGGCACAATTATCATATTTCGTTGTTGTACTGTTAACATTAAGGGGACGTTGGGCAGGGTTCAATATTTAATAGGGTTAATAATGCTGAAATTAGTTATACTGTAATTATTTCTTATCGACTGTTTAGTTTGGTATATATAAAAGGTTTTGAAAGGACATACTTGTCTATGTATTAAAAATTATGGTATTACTAACGTCATGATTAGTTATATATAGGTTGAAAAATACTATCAAATAATATATATTAATAATACCAAaactaatacatatattattttccaattttctcactGCTCACTCTATGATTTGGTTATTTTTAAAGGTATGGGCCTGGGCAGTGGAACCCAACAATGAGAAGAAAGTACAATTTAGTAGATGCCACAAGCAGATGCACAATTCAGGTGTATCCAAATTCATGGAGCACAATATTGGTGTCATTGGACAATAAAGGAATGTGGAATTTGAGGTCAGCAATATGGCCAAGGAGATATTTGGGACAGGAAACATATTTCAGAGTGTGGAATACGGAGCATAGCCTTTACACTGAATATGATATTCCACCAAATGCCATTCTCTGTGGCAAGGCCAAACACTAGCACTAAGATAATTTTATACTCAACTGATGTAatctcttgtttttctttttcttttcccttttaagTTTccagtttttctcttttttccagCAGTTTCTGATTCAGTTACGAGGGTGTGACTGtaaaagaagtactaaaagaaaaggGGGGACTCTTATAGAATGATAAAATTGTGGATGCAAGGAAGTTACAGTTTCATTATGCTCAGATTTGTCCTATTATTATCACAATTATCGCAATTTCGCAATAAAATAGTAGTACTACCACTCATCTCCCTCCAATTTATTGTGctatatattataaaaatttcAAGATATATCAACTTTAAAGGATTGTCATATTATTTTCttgttaaaaaattaattattttaatatacGCTACCCCTGCTCATGACATGCTATGGTATAATATCTCCATCATGCCAGGATCTGGAAGAGAATCTTTTAATAGTAGTATATGTTAATTCTCTTTTCTATTCCATCATGACATCACATACCATAAAGTAAAATACGAAAAAGAGAATTAATTTGACGCtgcaatttttctttttagattcGTATTCAATATATATAGAAAAGTAAAAGCAAGAGAAGCAAAAAGAAGGGGAAGAAAAAGAAACTGCAGACGAGACAGAATCCAAACAATACCTTCTCAAATATTATATGCAGGAGAGCCATTCCGTAACTATAAGAAGAAATGTAGTACTtctgtacgggtaaaatcgggaaTAAAGTTATCCTCGATTTTTCGATGAAGAAGAGAGACAACGTGGTTCGACGCAGGCTCGGGTAAAGCTGAGGGTTCCCACGGATCAGAACCCGGGGGGACAACTAACACACCAAAAATCGGACATGGCCAAACATGGGAAGAATCGAGCTCAAGCAAAATAAAGAATCGAGACTAAAGGGAAGACGGTTGGAGAGGACGAACGAAGGGCTGAAATATCCGCTATCAACCGGATATTACGACGTGAATCTCGTCCAATATCAACTATGGATCATGTTTTACTAGAAGAGAataatttttaccttatttagacttgtactagtaCTGAAACTGCTCTACTATATAAATTGGAGTACCTTTTCACTTTTCAACCACTATTGGCacacatatcaaagcaataaagtttATTATTGTTTTCTAGTTGTTCTTCAAAGTGTTCTTCAACTATTCACTTCTTTAGCTACAACCGAGCTCATCTCGAGGGCTCGATCGGAACCGGTCTGAGCGTTCAAACTTAAAGCTAGGCTTAATTGTTCTATCACGTTTGGTTTGATCGTTTTGTTtccctttaatttaattatttgttgCTCTTAGATTATCCGTGTTAAATTAAATCACGTATTCTTTAAAccgcatacaaatttaattgttactcattttaggggtaaacagtttggcgcccaccttggggctaaggataataatgGTGATTTAATATGAATCTCTATAACACACCATATTTTATGCTTGCTCTTTGAAGTTTGATTTCAGGTCTatccaaaatgtcaaattctcagtctactcacttgaacgttgacgcCGAGTTAGGCCACCACAGTGAAAATAATAACGTGGTACCAAACAATGGCGTGTTCCCTGTTGACCCTAATGGCGTTCCAATCGCTGACCCAGTCGGCGCCAATTCACAAGTTGCTATCAATATCAACCTACCAACCGATTATTTAGGAGGCTCCCCGGACATCTGCTCGAGAAGTGCCCGAATGAGGAGGTGATGGAGTTAGCTTACgtttgatttttgaaatgttacaagctcaacaaGTGGAAATAGCACAACTGCAGAGTCAAAATCATGCACAGAACACGGCCGAACCCGAGCGAGTCGGAGAAGATGCTCGTAGAGACGAACAGATTGTCACGGAACCAGATGGGTTCGGACCCGGGGAAATTTCCGAGGTGATGAAAATGCTAGAAGCATTAACGAAATGGGTGGAGTCCGgcgaaaagaagatagaggcaaatgacaagaaggtggagacttacaattcaagggtcgatcAGATTCCGGAGCGCCTCCGATATTGAAAGGACCAGTTCGGATTGAAGGGAAAATGGACCTAGTCGCCACCCGACCAGGAATGATAGGAGAAGCGACCAAGGTCCAAGCAACCGAGGTTTGGTGAGTTCATACGGTTTCGACATATCACTCGGGGGCAGAGAAGCCCAAAactatcagaatataactttaacGTAGATGCAACGACTAAAGTGTCGGCCATCGGTCTCATAAAGGAGACCAAATGGCCAAGGCCACTCCAGTCTGATCCTGCACAGATGGATCacaacttaatatataaatatcacgGTACTCACGGTCATAAGACCGATGATTGTCGACAGCTAAGGGAAGAAATGGCATGTCTATTTAACAATGGGCATCTTCGGGAATTCCTAAGTTGCGAaccaaaaattatttcaaaaacagGGACGCCAACAAACAAATTGAGCTGAAGAACCTTAACATGTGATCAACATAATCATCGGGGGAGTAGATGTCCCACGAGGGCCAATGATAAAACGCACCGAAGTTTCTATCACTAGGGAAAAACACACTCGAGACTACGTTCTTGAGGGGTCCATCTCGTTCAGAGACGAGGACACCAAGAGGATAATtcaacctcacaacgatgcattggtaatatccaTACTTATTAATAAAGCTTGGGTTAAGCGTgagttaattgatccaggtagctcggccaacatcatccagTAGAGAGTCGTGGAACAACTAGGGTTATTGGACCAAATCATACCGACAATTCGAGTAttgaacgggttcaacatggcatgcgagaCAAGAAACAGAGAAATCACCCTACCAGTCAACACAGCCGGGACCACCCAGGAAATAAAATTTTATGTCATCGAGggggacatgagatacaacgccttgTTTGGGAGACCATGGGTCCACAGCATGAGGATGGTGCCCTCGACCTTGCATTAGGCATTGAAGTTTCCAACCTCAAGCGGAATCAAAACAGTCTACGGGGAACAATCGGCCGTAAAGGAGATGTTCACTGTCGAGGAAGTGATCCCAGTGCCCGCAATCACGACATCAAAAATTGAGGGGTTGGTCGAAAAGAAaggaaccaaatagcaatcactgatcCCGACCCCGACTGGGCCGGAGAAACAACCAACGAACAAGGAAGACGACTTTGGGGTCCTGTGATCATTCGTAGCACCAGATGATACTGATGCCTCCAAGACGACGACCGAGGAACTAGaacaagtcatactgatcgagcactTATCGGACAGAAAGGTACACCTGAGCACGAGATTAACCCTCGAGCTAAAAAAAAACTCATTAATTTACTTAAAGCTAATGCCGATTTTTTTGCCTAGTCCCACTTAGCTATGACAAGGATCGCGCCAGAGGTGACAACTCACAAAAATTGAGCTAGGATCTGCAATTCTGCCTAGTCAAATAGAAGAGGAGGCCGCAGTCCGAAATCAAGCAcgcattcatcaaagaagaggtatcTAAACTCTTAAAAATACGTTTCAttggggaggttaaatacccaaattggctagctaatgtagtagtcgtacctaaaaaaggaaacaagcttagaatgtatgtagattataaggacttgaataaggcattCCCGAAGGATTTATTTCCTAACAATCGACTGAATGACCGATGCAACGACTGGGCATGAGACATtgagctttctcgatgcctattttgGGTATATACAAATACGGATGGACCCGGGTGACCAAGAGAAGACTTCTTTCATAACtaaattcggcacctattgttataacgtgaTGCCGTTTGGAGTAAAAAATGCTGGTGTCACATATCAACGCCTAATTAACCGAATATTCGatgaacaaatagggaaatcaatggaggtttatattaaTGATATGTTTATTAAGTCCCTGCGAggagaggaccatttgaaacatttgcaggaaacctttaaCATACTAAGGAAATACGACATGAAGCTGAACCCTGAGAAGTGTGCCTTTGGAGTTGGCTCGGGAAAGTTCCTCGGTTTTATGGTATCTAACCGAAGGATATAGATCAACCCGGATAAAATAAAGGCCATAGAAGATATCATCATGGTCGACAATTTGAAAGCAGTACAGAGACTGACCAGACGGATAGCCGCATTGGACCAATTTATTTCTAGGTCATCGGATAAGAGCCACCGATTCTTATCATCACTAAAAAAAAGAACGACTtctcttggaccccggaatgtcaaAAGGCTTTAGAGGAACTCAAATGATACTTATTAAGTCCTCCTTTGCTGCACACCTCAAAGAGAAATAAGCAGTTATACCTCTATTTGGCAGTCTTCGAGGTAGTGGTAAGTGGTGTCCTGGTCCGGGGAAAAGAATATGCGTAGTTTCCTATCTATTTTAGTAGAACCCTAGGtgatgccgaaacaaggtatctTCACTTAAAGAAATTAGCGCTTGCCTTATTAAGTGCATGTAGGAAACTAAaatcatactttcaatgtcaccatATATGTGTCGTGA
Proteins encoded in this window:
- the LOC107832366 gene encoding L-ascorbate oxidase homolog isoform X1, with product MRRAIFLHFLLGTVAYLIASVVRAEDPYKYETWTVTYGQIAPLGVKQKGILINGQFPGPTLNVVTNDNVLITVINKLDDPLLITWNGVKQRKSSWQDGVLGTNCPIPPNSQWTYKMQMKDQIGTFTYFPSTLMHRAAGGFGGLNILARSVIPVPYPKPFEQFTLLVSDWWKTDNKVLKQRLDQGNSFPFPDALLINGRPNSFKFTSMKGYTYLFRVSNVGLTTSINIRIQGHTLKLVEVEGAHTMQEVYESLDIHVGQSMAFLVTLHANPKDYYIVASTRFTKPILTATAILHYQGSNTPASKPLPIGPTYHVHWSMKQARTIRWNLTANAARPNPQGAFHYGTVPVTRTLVLANSAGKINGKRRYAINKVSYINPDTPLKIADFYNIPGVFQLNKIKDNPPPGPIVLGTSVFNFSLHDFTEIVFQNNEKTIQSYHFDGYDFWAVGYGPGQWNPTMRRKYNLVDATSRCTIQVYPNSWSTILVSLDNKGMWNLRSAIWPRRYLGQETYFRVWNTEHSLYTEYDIPPNAILCGKAKH
- the LOC107832366 gene encoding L-ascorbate oxidase homolog isoform X2, translating into MKLGLLPMDKSLLLGSSKRNGVKQRKSSWQDGVLGTNCPIPPNSQWTYKMQMKDQIGTFTYFPSTLMHRAAGGFGGLNILARSVIPVPYPKPFEQFTLLVSDWWKTDNKVLKQRLDQGNSFPFPDALLINGRPNSFKFTSMKGYTYLFRVSNVGLTTSINIRIQGHTLKLVEVEGAHTMQEVYESLDIHVGQSMAFLVTLHANPKDYYIVASTRFTKPILTATAILHYQGSNTPASKPLPIGPTYHVHWSMKQARTIRWNLTANAARPNPQGAFHYGTVPVTRTLVLANSAGKINGKRRYAINKVSYINPDTPLKIADFYNIPGVFQLNKIKDNPPPGPIVLGTSVFNFSLHDFTEIVFQNNEKTIQSYHFDGYDFWAVGYGPGQWNPTMRRKYNLVDATSRCTIQVYPNSWSTILVSLDNKGMWNLRSAIWPRRYLGQETYFRVWNTEHSLYTEYDIPPNAILCGKAKH